The following nucleotide sequence is from Mugil cephalus isolate CIBA_MC_2020 chromosome 18, CIBA_Mcephalus_1.1, whole genome shotgun sequence.
CGGTACCCTGCGCGTCCCAGTCCCCCAAATCCAAAACtcccagcagcaacagcagtcTGGTCCCATCCTGGAGCGGCTCGGTGAGGAGTATTTCATCCGACTCGGCAACGGGGACTCTAACTCTTTCCCATCATCGTCCATGTATCCCGGCGGGTCACCTGCCATCTACAACAGAGCTCTTCAACTCCAGCTGACGCGGCGCCTTTTACAGGGGAAAGTTGGAAACATCAGGGCGCTCATAAGCGGCTTCGGAGACCGCGGAGACGACTCGATGGAGAGGGGAAGGAGATCCGAGGACCCGCCGATATCCCTGGATCTGACCTTCCACCTGCTCCGGGAGATGATGGAGATGTCCAGGGCGGAACAGCTGGCCCAGCAGGCGCAAAATAACAGAAGAATGATGGAGCTCTTCGGGAAATGAAGACCTCTTTCCAGTCCGCCAAAGATctcccttccttttctttttctctctctttctctttttcattttcaccatCAGCACAAAACATGCTCTGTACAATATAGTGCTGCTTTATCACTCTATTGTTTATAGCTTTAACCTCAAACTATGGAGCATTACGCGGGCTTGACTTATAATGAGCCGATTGTACCTTGCAATTTTAATGTTGGTGTCAGATCTGTAGAGTTGCGCAGTTCTTCATATTTGAGATGAAACACTTTTTGGTTGAGTCATGAAATGCATTGACAAAAACTGCCATTTTGTTTTAGATTATGAAATCACTGTATTTATGGTATTTATGTTTGTTAATAAACTTATGTGCAACCAGTCATTTTCTGTTGTGCAACAGAACGTcttatatctatattttttaataaagaatgaaaagcaATGCCTACACTTCTCTGTGGATATCCTTAAATATAGTAACTCCCATctaaaaataacactttaaaTACTAATCTGATTAAAACGCACCAGTATTTCTTGACATATGAATACGTCATCTCACACTAAAATCTAGGTTTGCTGATAGAGAAAAGTCTTTCCAACTGAATACAAAAGTTGTGAACGGTGTAACCATGAAGCTGCTCTGGAGCCAAGTCATGGCTAAACACGCAAAGAGGTTGCAACAAAagcaaattgaaaaaaaaaacaacaaaaaaaaaaaaacaacagcagcctcccaaaaaaaaaaaaaaaaaaaaacctgctgcaTAAGCGGTTGCAGTTGTTCAGGTGAACGTTCATCCTTTCTTCCAAATCCTTAATCCTTAAGAGGCAATTCTCATTATGCAGGCGAGTGGCAGACGCACATAGCTGCACCACTGGTATCTAATGAGTGTGAAAGacgctgtgtgtatgtgaatgcTGATTCTTGACCCACCGTGTCAgtgtaaactaaacaaaaaaaaaaaaaaaaaaaaaagaatctgtggGGGTGAGTCATCCTATTCTGTTTCTGGCGCACATAGCATCTTGTGGCTTAGAGCTGCATTGAGCCCATTTGTAAAGGGTCCAACTCACTGAGACACGGTGTACAATAATTAGATGGGACTCAGTGGTGGACGGCTTCAATGGTGGAGCTACTGCAAGGTGTGACATGTGcagggaa
It contains:
- the crhb gene encoding corticotropin releasing hormone b; amino-acid sequence: MKLNLLGTTVILLVAFLPRYECRAIESPGGTLRVPVPQIQNSQQQQQSGPILERLGEEYFIRLGNGDSNSFPSSSMYPGGSPAIYNRALQLQLTRRLLQGKVGNIRALISGFGDRGDDSMERGRRSEDPPISLDLTFHLLREMMEMSRAEQLAQQAQNNRRMMELFGK